In a single window of the Thamnophis elegans isolate rThaEle1 chromosome 8, rThaEle1.pri, whole genome shotgun sequence genome:
- the PPP1R16A gene encoding protein phosphatase 1 regulatory subunit 16A, with amino-acid sequence TQRSSLIRREQAKEAIVWQRQQSEGELEDEDGPADGQLPVQSPEAEAAAPEERNGTAHPHPFLPKRPQRASSYRLAAQEDPAGSGLSKEKAHHTLADLKRQRAAAKLQRPPAEELLPGTGQAPLPPQAEPNPTVSFTAASGDPPLLKLTAPAEERPAQKRRCCRLM; translated from the exons ACCCAGCGCAGCAGCCTCATCCGGAGGGAGCAGGCCAAGGAGGCCATCGTGTGGCAACGGCAGCAGAGCGAGGGAGAGCTGGAGGACGAGGACGGACCGGCCGACGGGCAGCTCCCAGTCCAG AGCCccgaagcagaagcagcagcgCCAGAGGAACGCAACGGCACGGCCCACCCTCACCCCTTCCTCCCCAAGCGGCCGCAGCGGGCCTCTTCCTACCGGCTGGCTGCCCAGGAGGACCCGGCTGGCTCTGGCCTCAGCAAGGAGAAGGCCCACCACACCTTGGCAGACCTCAAGCGTCAGCGGGCAGCGGCCAAGCTGCAGCGCCCCCCCGCGGAAGAGCTCCTTCCCGGCACCGGCCAGGCCCCTCTGCCCCCCCAGGCGGAGCCCAACCCCACGGTGTCCTTCACAGCCGCCAGCGGAGACCCTCCCCTCCTCAAGTTGACTGCTCCGGCTGAAGAGAGGCCGGCCCAGAAGAGGCGATGCTGCCGGCTGATGTGA
- the LOC116512079 gene encoding forkhead box protein H1-like, with amino-acid sequence MASSSLNPVAQMPPLDAEGVGVAEGEQEGPGEGPSGRRGRKKKKKNYHRHLKPPYTYLAMIALVIQAAPQRKLTLSQILKEIGNLFPFFKEGYQGWKDSVRHNLSANDCFRKILKDPSKPKAKGNFWTVDVDLIPPETLKLQNTAVSRQGETAFAVDLAPFVYHGWSPKAPQPPLNGPAPEGSGFPSGAGGSPFSIEALLHDFQGVGLSGKVGAESGPPRSPTAASEVWGTVPIFQVSSGTPVLPWRAPGPLPGLRSLSSSSSTASLSSLSANEEPKKGAGTPILAKRPRILHPAPETSDSDSREGTPPPAAPFWEQLPTSYTPCVAPNVVVPPQRQAVSFSPNPAFPPYSPLPFPHPAYWELMPRPSLSPLSSSGVDLGLEDAMPPNKTIYDVWVTNPMDIVPPAFPQTSPSTRSSVLTHYDPS; translated from the exons ATGGCCTCCTCCTCCCTGAATCCTGTGGCCCAGATGCCCCCGCTGGATgctgagggggtgggggtggcagaggGGGAGCAGGAGGGCCCAGGCGAGGGACCCTCGGGCAGGAGgggcaggaagaagaagaagaaaaactaccaCCGGCATCTCAAGCCCCCTTACACCTATCTGGCCATGATAGCCCTGGTCATCCAGGCAGCCCCACAACGGAAGCTCACCTTGTCCCAG ATCCTCAAGGAGATCGGcaacctcttccccttcttcaagGAAGGCTACCAGGGCTGGAAGGACTCCGTCCGGCACAACCTCTCGGCCAACGACTGCTTCCGGAAG ATTTTGAAAGACCCCTCCAAGCCGAAGGCGAAGGGAAACTTCTGGACCGTTGACGTGGACCTCATCCCGCCAGAAACTCTGAAGCTGCAGAACACGGCTGTCTCCCGTCAAGGGGAGACGGCCTTCGCGGTCGACCTGGCTCCTTTCGTCTACCATGGCTGGTCTCCGAAAGCCCCCCAGCCGCCCCTCAACGGGCCCGCCCCGGAGGGGAGTGGGTTCCCAAGCGGTGCAGGGGGCAGCCCCTTCAGCATCGAGGCCTTGCTCCACGACTTCCAGGGCGTGGGTCTGTCGGGGAAAGTGGGGGCCGAGAGTGGGCCGCCACGGAGCCCCACCGCGGCCTCAGAGGTCTGGGGCACAGTCCCCATCTTCCAGGTCTCCTCGGGCACCCCAGTCCTTCCCTGGCGGGCCCCGGGCCCTCTGCCCGGGCTCCGTTCCCTCTCGTCCTCCAGCAGCACTGCCTCCCTCAGCTCCTTGTCCGCCAATGAGGAGCCCAAAAAGGGGGCTGGCACCCCGATTTTAGCCAAGCGCCCCAGAATCCTCCACCCGGCTCCCGAGACCAGCGACTCGGACTCCCGGGAGGGCACTCCGCCCCCCGCTGCCCCATTCTGGGAGCAGCTCCCCACTTCATATACCCCATGTGTGGCTCCCAATGTGGTGGTGCCCCCCCAAAGGCAGGCAGTGTCCTTCTCCCCCAACCCAGCCTTCCCCCCTTACAGCCCCCTGCCTTTCCCACACCCAGCCTACTGGGAGCTGATGCCCCGGCCCTCTCTGAGTCCACTCTCCTCTTCCGGGGTGGACTTGGGCCTGGAGGATGCCATGCCACCCAACAAGACGATCTATGATGTCTGGGTGACCAATCCCATGGACATCGTCCCCCCGGCCTTTCCCCAGACAAGCCCTTCCACCCGGAGCTCAGTCCTGACCCACTACGACCCCTCCTGA